One Belonocnema kinseyi isolate 2016_QV_RU_SX_M_011 chromosome 6, B_treatae_v1, whole genome shotgun sequence genomic region harbors:
- the LOC117175281 gene encoding lipase 3-like, whose translation MVISSVSGQDVAGQNTTILAGLLPYSPAGCSTKQLLHFGFGFENPNTFRQYDYGVAKNLLKYKSVTPPEYPLEKVTMPVAIYHGTNEFLVDPKDIALLENKLKNIVRVSICNESLNHFDFNYGSNIRMEAYNDAMKLMEGY comes from the exons ATGGTCATATCTTCGGTTAGTGGACAAGATGTGGCTGGACAAAACACG ACTATTTTGGCTGGGTTGCTTCCTTACTCTCCTGCTGGATGCTCTACGAAGCAGTTACTTCATTTTGGATTTGGCTTCGAAAATCCCA ATACGTTTCGCCAATACGACTATGGAGTAgccaaaaatttgttgaaatataaatcaGTAACTCCTCCAGAATATCCCCTGGAAAAGGTTACAATGCCTGTAGCTATTTATCATGGAACTAACGAATTCTTAGTTGACCCAAAG gacATCGCCTTGCttgaaaataaactgaaaaatattgttcGAGTTTCAATCTgcaatgaaagtttaaatcattttgatttcAATTATGGCAGCAACATACGTATGGAAGCATACAATGATGCTATGAAATTGATGGAAGGGTACTAA
- the LOC117175280 gene encoding lipase 3-like — protein sequence MADSTGLVNDVVEDYGYPFKIYNVETEDGYILQIHNIPFGRNVLKGTPKNNKPVVLVMHGNLGSSADWVLTGPSNGLAFLLADSGYDVWLGNNRGNTYSKNHTMFLETSYGFWDFSWHEMGIYDLPAMIDFILQITGQKQLFYIGYSQGGTQFFVMISMKPEYNDKIRLGVTFASAVFLGNTKGAHGNRYVKAFTLEGQGVITVLQRNSLLS from the exons ATGGCTGATTCCACAGGTCTTgtg aatgatGTCGTTGAAGATTACGGTTATCCGTTTAAAATATACAATGTTGAAACAGAAGATGGGTACATTCTGCAAATACATAATATACCTTTTGGACGAAACGTATTAAAAGGGACtcctaaaaataataaaccaGTGGTTCTCGTCATGCATGGAAATTTAGGTTCTTCAGCAGACTGGGTTTTAACTGGTCCCAGTAACGGTTTAG cTTTTCTTTTGGCTGATAGCGGCTACGACGTATGGCTCGGAAATAATCGAGGGAATACATACTCTAAAAATCACACGATGTTTCTGGAAACAAGTTACGGATTCTGGGATTTTAG TTGGCATGAAATGGGAATCTATGATTTGCCAGCAATGATAGATTTCATTTTACAAATTACTGGCCAGAAGCAACTATTCTACATAGGTTATTCACAAGGAGGGACTCAGTTCTTCGTTATGATTTCGATGAAACCTGAATATAATGACAAAATTCGTTTAGGAGTGACATTTGCTTCAGCTGTATTCCTTGGAAATACAAAAGGAGCa catGGCAACCGTTACGTAAAGGCGTTTACGttggagggtcaaggtgttataactgttttacagagaAATAGTCTTCtgtcttaa